The following coding sequences lie in one Alloacidobacterium dinghuense genomic window:
- a CDS encoding type II toxin-antitoxin system YhaV family toxin, with amino-acid sequence MAGKNRKNTGQAGRTSGLPYDVDMTASAEAVYVKLARAAKAAEAAGNYVSANCTTFNMVKDAVKRIIPNDPLNKKYALRGDLSNIFRLRKGRLRVCWIASSKLRRVCILFIAETLRKEGDANDPYAIFQSLLQSGLFDKAISEYGVRISRTFPQSPNKPN; translated from the coding sequence ATGGCAGGGAAGAATCGGAAGAACACTGGACAAGCAGGCCGGACTTCCGGTTTACCCTATGATGTCGATATGACAGCCTCAGCCGAGGCTGTCTATGTCAAATTAGCACGCGCCGCAAAGGCGGCTGAGGCAGCTGGGAACTATGTAAGCGCCAACTGCACAACCTTCAACATGGTCAAAGACGCCGTTAAGCGCATAATCCCGAACGATCCGCTCAACAAAAAGTACGCCCTTAGAGGCGATCTATCAAACATCTTCAGATTGCGGAAGGGCAGGCTGAGAGTTTGCTGGATCGCCTCATCGAAGTTGCGCCGCGTTTGTATACTTTTCATCGCGGAGACCCTGCGTAAAGAAGGCGACGCTAACGATCCATATGCAATCTTCCAGAGCCTTTTACAGTCGGGACTATTCGACAAAGCTATAAGCGAGTATGGTGTCCGCATTTCGCGAACATTTCCCCAGTCGCCAAACAAGCCAAACTAG
- a CDS encoding type II toxin-antitoxin system VapC family toxin produces MIVVDANLLLYAYDDQSPFHNRARIWTEEVFSDAAPVGLPWQTIYAFLRIVTNPRLPGQHFSMAEGIATVDQWLTQPNVRLLSPSERHWLIFQQMLLEGQARGPMTTDAQLAALTIEYGGVLHTTDRDFSRFPGLRWINPLIQS; encoded by the coding sequence GTGATCGTTGTCGACGCGAATCTTCTTTTGTACGCCTATGACGATCAATCGCCTTTTCATAACCGGGCGAGAATCTGGACAGAAGAGGTTTTTTCCGATGCCGCGCCAGTGGGTCTGCCATGGCAGACAATCTATGCATTTCTGCGCATCGTGACCAACCCCCGACTGCCGGGGCAGCATTTTTCGATGGCGGAAGGGATTGCTACGGTTGATCAATGGCTAACGCAGCCAAACGTTCGCCTTCTGTCTCCCAGTGAACGACATTGGTTGATCTTTCAGCAAATGCTGTTGGAAGGACAGGCCCGTGGCCCGATGACCACAGACGCGCAACTCGCAGCTCTGACCATCGAATACGGAGGAGTGCTCCACACTACGGACCGCGATTTCTCGCGCTTCCCGGGACTTCGCTGGATCAATCCGCTGATCCAATCATGA
- a CDS encoding DUF3300 domain-containing protein: MEPCEHWRALHPASLFNLPTDRSSAAQSVLRKKRHFLRALLFALILLPVGTVFAQQYPQIGPSYDAQQSQGYSAQSYGAQNYPAQNNGAQNYGGTQDYGAPPPVDAEAEPQPYQQQQYGDQQQQYAGGQTQALGADQLEQLVAPIALYPDNLVAMVLAASTYPMQVVQADHWMQAQGNVSADQIAAEANVASWDPSVKALTAFPQVLAQMDRNLQWTAALGNAYFNQPQDVMEAVQEMRQRAQTAGNLQNTPQETVGYYQGNIALYPANPQVVYVPTYNPWAVYGQPVAPYPGFSLLGALGSFFGSSPIQWGLGIAMSAFSHTPFGWLTWGLNWLTQSVLFHQSNYYTNSATVRDWHLPPGHMRAFSGQRNGFATASYNRGGYGGGYGSGFARQPQRYGYGQTTNYGRGYQAPAFGNTRPTQEAFNRTSPMMGSPQQYSRPSFPSYRSSPGYGSGYRAGSGLGYGSSYGSGFYGRPAENFSGRSVPTFSGSMPAYRAPASSFAHNDAGQRSYNGFSGNGFSGNGFSGSAFSGRASGGNGFSGYSGKQPHSGGFHLFGGGHSSENSFGGGHAPKGFSGGKGFSSHSGGGFHMPGGHSGGGGHSGGHGGGGHHH; this comes from the coding sequence ATGGAACCCTGCGAACATTGGCGAGCGCTGCATCCAGCCTCGCTTTTTAACCTCCCAACGGATCGTTCTTCTGCTGCACAATCCGTCCTCCGCAAGAAGCGCCATTTTCTCAGGGCATTGCTTTTCGCGCTGATCCTGTTGCCTGTGGGGACGGTTTTCGCGCAACAGTATCCGCAGATTGGGCCGTCGTATGATGCGCAGCAGTCGCAGGGCTATAGTGCGCAGAGCTATGGGGCGCAGAACTATCCGGCGCAAAACAATGGAGCGCAGAACTATGGGGGGACGCAGGATTATGGGGCGCCTCCGCCGGTTGATGCGGAAGCGGAGCCGCAACCTTACCAGCAACAGCAGTATGGCGACCAGCAACAGCAGTATGCCGGTGGTCAGACGCAGGCTTTAGGTGCGGATCAGCTGGAACAGCTGGTGGCGCCGATTGCTCTTTATCCCGACAACCTGGTGGCGATGGTGCTGGCGGCTTCGACGTATCCTATGCAGGTGGTGCAGGCCGATCACTGGATGCAGGCGCAAGGCAATGTTTCTGCCGACCAGATTGCTGCTGAAGCGAATGTTGCGTCGTGGGATCCGAGTGTGAAGGCACTGACGGCGTTTCCGCAGGTGCTGGCGCAGATGGATAGGAATCTGCAATGGACTGCTGCGTTGGGCAATGCGTACTTCAACCAGCCGCAGGATGTGATGGAGGCGGTGCAGGAGATGCGCCAGCGCGCGCAGACGGCGGGGAACCTGCAGAACACTCCGCAGGAGACGGTGGGCTACTACCAGGGCAATATTGCGCTGTATCCGGCGAATCCGCAGGTGGTGTATGTGCCGACGTATAACCCGTGGGCGGTCTATGGGCAGCCGGTCGCGCCCTATCCCGGATTTTCTCTGCTTGGGGCGCTGGGATCGTTCTTTGGCTCGTCGCCGATACAGTGGGGGCTGGGGATTGCGATGTCGGCATTCAGCCATACGCCGTTTGGCTGGCTGACTTGGGGATTGAACTGGCTGACGCAATCGGTGCTCTTTCATCAGTCGAATTACTACACGAACAGCGCCACGGTCCGTGACTGGCACTTGCCGCCGGGGCACATGCGCGCCTTTTCCGGACAACGCAATGGCTTTGCGACAGCCAGCTATAACCGTGGCGGGTACGGCGGGGGATATGGATCGGGATTTGCCCGCCAGCCGCAACGATATGGCTACGGCCAGACCACGAATTATGGCCGCGGATATCAGGCCCCTGCTTTCGGGAATACGCGGCCGACACAGGAGGCTTTCAACCGAACGTCGCCGATGATGGGCAGCCCGCAGCAGTATAGTCGTCCAAGCTTTCCAAGCTATCGTTCGAGCCCTGGTTATGGATCTGGTTATCGGGCCGGCTCTGGGTTGGGCTACGGATCCAGCTATGGATCTGGCTTTTATGGGAGGCCTGCGGAGAATTTCTCAGGAAGATCGGTCCCGACTTTCAGCGGTTCTATGCCTGCATATCGCGCCCCGGCATCGAGCTTTGCGCACAATGATGCCGGGCAGCGATCGTATAACGGGTTTTCTGGTAACGGGTTTTCTGGTAACGGGTTTTCCGGCAGTGCGTTTTCGGGCCGAGCATCTGGCGGCAATGGGTTTAGCGGATATTCCGGCAAGCAGCCGCATTCAGGTGGCTTCCATCTTTTCGGCGGCGGCCATTCTTCTGAGAACTCTTTCGGTGGCGGCCATGCGCCGAAGGGTTTCAGCGGGGGGAAGGGATTCAGTTCACATTCCGGCGGCGGTTTTCATATGCCGGGCGGACACTCAGGCGGGGGTGGGCATTCGGGTGGACACGGTGGAGGCGGGCATCATCACTGA
- a CDS encoding DUF488 domain-containing protein codes for MIQLKRAYDDASVDDGTRFLVERLWPRGLKKEALHIAAWLKDAAPSTELRKWFSHDPAKWTEFQRRYFAELDQRREALEPILKALKTGRVTLVFSSHDAEHNNAVALKRYLETHILRRNRAIQSPS; via the coding sequence GTGATCCAGTTGAAGCGTGCCTACGATGATGCAAGCGTTGATGACGGCACACGCTTTCTAGTGGAACGGCTGTGGCCGCGCGGTCTGAAGAAAGAAGCATTGCACATCGCTGCCTGGTTGAAAGACGCGGCGCCGAGCACGGAGTTGCGGAAATGGTTTAGCCACGATCCGGCGAAATGGACGGAGTTTCAGCGCAGATATTTTGCGGAACTGGATCAACGGCGCGAGGCTTTGGAGCCGATTCTGAAAGCACTTAAGACAGGCCGCGTTACGCTGGTTTTCAGCTCTCATGATGCGGAGCACAACAACGCGGTCGCGCTGAAGCGCTATCTTGAGACCCATATCCTGCGTAGAAACAGGGCGATTCAATCGCCAAGCTAA
- a CDS encoding DinB family protein, translating to MPAKTADAALPLTDSLIRALDINCRITRYLVANLDAKAWHATTPDGKGRNVAAIVAHIHNVRRMWLKAAGSKEIPEELRKGILTANEALAALDASAAALHTLVAESLASSVRIKGFKPDTAAFVGYIIAHDSHHRGQIGMLARQTGFPLPKQVDFGMWEWGVR from the coding sequence ATGCCAGCGAAAACGGCTGATGCAGCTTTGCCGCTTACCGACTCCCTTATACGGGCTTTGGATATCAACTGTCGGATCACACGCTATCTGGTGGCGAATCTTGACGCCAAGGCGTGGCATGCGACGACACCGGATGGCAAGGGCCGCAATGTCGCCGCGATCGTAGCGCATATTCACAACGTGCGCCGCATGTGGCTGAAGGCTGCGGGAAGCAAGGAAATTCCGGAGGAGCTGAGAAAGGGAATACTGACCGCTAACGAAGCTCTTGCTGCGCTGGACGCGAGCGCTGCGGCTTTGCACACGTTGGTCGCAGAGTCGCTTGCGTCGAGTGTGCGTATCAAGGGATTCAAACCGGATACGGCAGCCTTTGTCGGCTATATCATTGCGCATGATTCGCATCACCGCGGACAGATTGGCATGCTGGCGCGACAGACTGGCTTTCCGTTGCCGAAGCAGGTGGATTTTGGGATGTGGGAGTGGGGTGTGCGATAA
- the rpiA gene encoding ribose 5-phosphate isomerase A gives MTTIKAQDPAEAAKRKAAEWAASQVEDGMAVGLGTGTTSALVIEEVGRRVASGLRITAIATSEQSHREAVSLGISMTDFAHQLHLDLTIDGADEVQEGTLHLIKGHGGALLREKIVAMASSKLLIAVDPRKLVKTLGSVFTVPVEVVPFGWETTAKRLRDHGFAPELRVNDDGKPFITDGQHYILHCDLPKSGLTAEEAAVAFKQTVGVVEHGLFLGMASRVVIGSVEGTQFLEAKR, from the coding sequence ATGACTACGATCAAGGCACAGGATCCGGCAGAAGCAGCGAAACGCAAGGCAGCGGAGTGGGCTGCTTCGCAAGTTGAAGATGGAATGGCGGTTGGCCTGGGTACCGGCACAACTTCGGCGTTGGTGATCGAAGAGGTGGGCCGCCGCGTTGCGTCGGGCCTGCGCATTACTGCGATTGCTACTTCAGAGCAATCGCATCGCGAAGCGGTGAGCCTCGGTATTTCCATGACGGACTTCGCGCATCAGCTGCATCTTGACCTGACGATCGATGGCGCGGATGAAGTGCAGGAAGGCACGCTGCACCTGATCAAGGGTCACGGAGGCGCATTGCTGAGGGAGAAGATCGTCGCCATGGCCAGCAGCAAGCTGTTGATCGCGGTCGATCCGAGAAAGCTGGTGAAGACGCTGGGCTCAGTGTTTACGGTGCCGGTCGAGGTGGTTCCGTTTGGCTGGGAGACAACGGCCAAACGCCTGCGCGATCATGGCTTTGCACCCGAGTTGCGCGTGAACGATGACGGCAAGCCCTTCATCACGGACGGGCAGCACTACATTCTGCATTGCGATCTGCCTAAGTCGGGACTTACTGCGGAAGAGGCGGCGGTCGCTTTCAAGCAGACCGTTGGAGTGGTGGAGCATGGTCTGTTTCTTGGAATGGCGAGCCGGGTGGTGATTGGCAGCGTTGAAGGGACTCAGTTTCTTGAAGCGAAACGCTGA